In Sodalis ligni, a single genomic region encodes these proteins:
- the tssC gene encoding type VI secretion system contractile sheath large subunit — protein sequence MRVCHVRLYEAFRPKTDQAQSAVAQAVKTLAQQVLENQLPVTNNAFSAIQGLISAIDEKLSRQINVILHHPDFQKLEGAWRGLHYLVSNTESSDMLKIRVLNISKQELSQALKRYKGASWDQSPLFKRIYEEEYGQFGGEPLGCLVGDYYFDHSPPDTELLGEMAKIAAAAHCPFISGASPGVMQMESWQELSNPRDLSKIFLNTEYAAWRMLRESEDARYLGLVLPRVLARLPYGIRTHPVDAFLFEEQTDGPTHGNYVWSNAAYAMAVNINRSFREYGWCTSIRGVESGGAVDNLLCHTFPTDDGGLDIKCPTEIAITDRREAELAKNGFMPLVYRKNSDFAAFIGAQSLQKPAEYDDADATANANLAARLPYLFACCRFAHYLKCIVRDKVGSFQTRDEMERWLNKWIINYVDGDPANSSQKTKARRPLAAAEVEVCELEDNPGYYQAKFFLRPHYQLEGLTVSLRLVSKLPSLKQAGKGN from the coding sequence CTGCGCGTGTGCCATGTCCGCCTGTATGAAGCGTTTCGTCCAAAAACCGACCAGGCCCAGAGCGCGGTGGCGCAGGCGGTTAAAACCCTTGCGCAGCAGGTGCTGGAAAACCAACTGCCCGTGACCAATAATGCCTTTAGCGCCATTCAGGGGTTGATCTCGGCCATTGATGAAAAATTATCTCGGCAAATTAATGTGATTTTGCACCACCCTGACTTTCAGAAACTGGAAGGCGCATGGCGCGGACTGCATTATCTGGTGAGTAACACCGAAAGCAGCGACATGCTGAAAATCCGTGTGCTGAATATCAGCAAACAGGAACTCAGTCAGGCGTTAAAGCGTTATAAAGGCGCCAGCTGGGATCAAAGCCCGCTCTTCAAACGGATATATGAAGAAGAGTACGGCCAGTTTGGCGGCGAACCTCTCGGCTGCCTGGTGGGTGACTATTATTTTGACCATAGCCCTCCGGATACCGAATTATTGGGAGAAATGGCCAAAATCGCCGCCGCCGCCCATTGCCCTTTTATTAGCGGCGCGTCCCCCGGCGTGATGCAGATGGAGTCCTGGCAGGAGCTGTCCAATCCCCGGGATTTAAGCAAAATATTCCTCAACACCGAATATGCCGCCTGGCGCATGCTGCGGGAATCCGAGGATGCCCGCTATTTGGGCCTGGTGCTGCCCCGAGTACTGGCGCGGTTGCCTTACGGCATCCGTACCCATCCGGTGGATGCTTTCCTGTTTGAAGAGCAGACCGACGGGCCGACGCACGGCAATTATGTCTGGAGCAACGCTGCTTACGCCATGGCGGTGAATATTAACCGTTCCTTCAGGGAGTACGGTTGGTGTACCTCTATCCGCGGAGTGGAATCCGGCGGTGCGGTGGATAATTTGCTTTGCCATACTTTTCCCACCGATGATGGCGGGCTGGATATCAAGTGTCCGACGGAAATCGCCATTACCGATCGCCGCGAAGCTGAGCTGGCGAAAAACGGATTTATGCCGCTGGTCTATCGAAAAAATTCGGATTTCGCCGCGTTTATCGGTGCGCAATCGCTGCAGAAACCAGCTGAATATGACGATGCCGATGCCACCGCCAATGCCAATCTGGCCGCCCGTTTGCCTTATCTGTTTGCCTGTTGCCGGTTTGCTCATTATCTGAAATGCATTGTTCGCGATAAGGTAGGGTCTTTCCAAACCCGCGATGAAATGGAGCGCTGGCTGAACAAATGGATCATTAATTATGTGGATGGGGATCCGGCCAATTCCTCGCAAAAAACCAAAGCGCGCCGGCCCTTGGCGGCGGCGGAAGTGGAGGTGTGCGAGCTAGAGGACAACCCGGGTTATTATCAGGCCAAGTTCTTCCTGCGACCGCATTATCAATTGGAAGGCCTGACGGTATCGTTGCGGCTGGTATCGAAACTGCCCTCGCTTAAGCAAGCCGGTAAGGGGAACTGA
- the icmH gene encoding type IVB secretion system protein IcmH/DotU — MIGANEYSPTPGAHYNHLLINSFTILNAIAHFRFVPGPPDLAALRQTMINEVRHFEQACQRLGLSDEEINGARYCLCSSLDEAAALTEWGKSDIWAGNGLLLTFHNETHGGEKFFQIMDTLSQQPDKHTDLLELIYFCLMLGFGGRYRVIENGIYRLQIITLDLARQLRKTKGEYAAPLSLPLFSPVTPRRAGRPGLLLLSVLLVGLAASTTYIWLNQRLERVAERVQEQLYGLPLPKAKPPFGGISLAALRQHFKDDIASGKMDIVLREGNIVISLCGGDLFGSARARLNAGYKPVISQLARLMLMHSGPIIVTGYSDNQKIRTPEYPSNEALSLARAEAVARLLRCSLRPSQRVLAESAADAAPLLPNNTAKNRAINRRIEIVFPLTVLNAADGGRE, encoded by the coding sequence ATGATAGGGGCAAATGAATATAGCCCGACGCCAGGGGCGCATTATAACCATTTGTTAATTAACTCTTTTACAATTTTGAATGCTATTGCACATTTCCGTTTTGTCCCGGGGCCGCCTGATCTTGCCGCCCTGCGACAAACAATGATCAATGAGGTGCGCCATTTTGAACAGGCTTGCCAGCGTCTCGGCTTGTCTGATGAGGAGATCAATGGGGCTCGCTATTGTCTATGTAGCTCGTTGGATGAAGCGGCAGCCCTGACCGAATGGGGGAAAAGCGATATTTGGGCCGGTAACGGCCTGTTGCTGACTTTTCATAATGAAACCCACGGCGGCGAAAAATTTTTCCAGATTATGGATACGCTGTCCCAACAACCGGACAAACATACCGATCTGCTGGAACTCATTTATTTCTGTTTAATGTTGGGTTTTGGCGGCCGTTACCGCGTGATTGAAAACGGTATTTACCGGCTCCAGATCATCACCCTGGATTTGGCGCGGCAATTGCGTAAAACCAAAGGGGAGTATGCCGCGCCGTTAAGCCTGCCGCTTTTTTCTCCGGTGACTCCTCGGCGCGCCGGCCGGCCGGGACTGTTGCTGCTGAGCGTCTTGCTTGTCGGTCTGGCCGCCAGTACCACCTATATTTGGCTTAATCAACGTCTCGAGCGGGTTGCCGAGCGGGTGCAAGAACAATTATACGGGTTGCCGTTGCCCAAGGCCAAGCCCCCTTTTGGCGGCATATCCCTGGCCGCGTTACGGCAACATTTCAAAGATGATATCGCCTCGGGAAAAATGGACATTGTCTTGCGGGAGGGGAACATCGTGATTTCACTGTGCGGCGGCGATCTGTTCGGCTCTGCTCGTGCGCGGCTCAACGCCGGTTACAAACCGGTGATTAGTCAATTGGCCCGGCTGATGCTAATGCACTCCGGTCCGATCATCGTCACGGGTTACAGTGATAATCAAAAAATCCGCACACCGGAATACCCGTCCAATGAAGCATTATCCCTGGCACGGGCGGAAGCGGTGGCGCGTCTATTGCGCTGTTCGCTGCGTCCGTCGCAACGGGTGCTGGCGGAAAGCGCCGCCGACGCCGCGCCCTTATTGCCGAACAATACGGCCAAAAACCGGGCTATCAATCGTCGGATAGAGATTGTTTTTCCATTGACGGTGCTCAACGCCGCAGACGGGGGCAGGGAATAA
- the tssG gene encoding type VI secretion system baseplate subunit TssG, producing MKINCLRRLCPAPHYRRLPVKQAAGPYRTAPCGENDDWMARAEQPWRYDLFQLLRRVDAEAGAHYPLGRAPLPRHEPVRMGQRPSLGFASAAIAAISPMSDSRRRRIDIHGFGLFGPNGPLPLHITEYAYQRRRQYKDTSLAAFADIFHHRLILLFYRAWADAQHCVSFDRPDNRRFDHYAACLLGLGHIAGHGDMPGLPSRYFMAGHLTRHPRNAAGLASIIRHSFSVPVHIHENLFHWLALPRATQLRLQKRGAPALGKRCCLGTAIADRQCKFQLVIGPLSWRTYRQLLPSAPNGEPCRTGRLAELRRWVAHYAGIEYIWELKLVLAKEHYRGCVLGRRHPLGQGCWLGLNSGHSNRDDFYFCPEPFLNV from the coding sequence ATGAAGATCAACTGCTTGCGACGGCTTTGCCCCGCCCCACACTATCGCCGGTTGCCGGTAAAACAGGCAGCCGGCCCGTACCGCACGGCCCCGTGCGGGGAGAACGATGACTGGATGGCGCGCGCGGAACAGCCCTGGCGCTACGATCTCTTTCAGTTATTGCGCCGGGTGGACGCAGAAGCCGGCGCGCATTATCCCCTGGGCCGCGCTCCCCTGCCGCGTCATGAGCCGGTGAGAATGGGTCAGCGACCCTCGCTGGGATTTGCCTCCGCCGCCATTGCCGCCATTTCACCCATGTCGGACAGTCGGCGGCGGCGTATCGATATCCATGGATTCGGCCTGTTCGGCCCAAACGGGCCGCTACCGTTACATATCACGGAATATGCCTATCAGCGCCGGCGACAATACAAGGATACCAGTCTGGCCGCTTTTGCCGATATATTTCATCATCGGCTGATTTTATTGTTTTACCGTGCCTGGGCGGACGCTCAGCACTGTGTTTCATTCGACAGACCGGATAACCGGCGATTCGATCATTACGCCGCCTGTCTGCTCGGACTGGGTCATATCGCCGGGCACGGCGATATGCCGGGTTTACCGTCACGTTATTTCATGGCTGGGCATCTGACACGTCATCCCCGCAATGCCGCGGGGCTGGCGAGTATTATTCGCCACTCGTTTTCCGTACCGGTCCACATCCATGAAAACCTGTTTCACTGGCTGGCCCTGCCGAGAGCAACACAATTACGGCTGCAGAAGCGCGGCGCGCCCGCGCTGGGTAAACGCTGTTGCCTCGGGACTGCGATTGCGGACAGGCAATGCAAATTTCAGTTGGTCATCGGACCGTTGTCCTGGCGGACGTATCGGCAATTGCTGCCCTCCGCCCCTAACGGGGAGCCCTGCCGCACCGGCAGGCTCGCCGAGCTGCGGCGCTGGGTGGCGCACTATGCCGGTATCGAATATATCTGGGAGCTCAAGCTGGTGCTGGCGAAAGAACACTATCGGGGCTGCGTATTGGGCCGCCGGCACCCACTGGGGCAAGGATGCTGGCTGGGGCTGAATAGCGGCCATTCCAATCGGGATGATTTTTATTTTTGCCCCGAGCCCTTCTTGAATGTGTAA
- the tssA gene encoding type VI secretion system protein TssA codes for MNIETLLTPISADAPCGVNMEYEADFLRMMQLSGGKQEQQFGNTLIAAQEPDWRQVENLALRLLDKSKDLRIMLPLAQSWTAQRGLSGYADGLALIGEALTRFWEPLFPLLRQGEEDDPFMRINALRELGDEFTLARLVRQSPFIRAGGSGLTLWETVSTLENRSGMEEKYPGGPVRLLSDIHQGMSPQGHCIPVAIAACERILDILRHRLGDSALPEMSSLLAALNVLAPPVATAILSPAAAAHPGTAPASHIERMPAPVEHAAIYTRDEACRALENVKRYFMSFEPGHPAPLMIARVQQLMNQDFLAIVGNLAPEAVTQLEYFFGCTNKPQ; via the coding sequence GTGAATATCGAGACATTATTAACGCCCATCAGTGCCGACGCCCCTTGCGGCGTCAATATGGAATATGAAGCGGATTTTTTGCGCATGATGCAACTGTCGGGCGGCAAACAGGAACAGCAGTTTGGCAATACGCTTATCGCAGCGCAGGAACCGGACTGGCGGCAAGTGGAAAATCTTGCCTTGCGCCTGCTGGACAAGAGCAAGGATCTGAGGATTATGCTGCCGCTGGCCCAGTCATGGACGGCGCAACGCGGGCTGTCCGGTTATGCGGATGGTCTGGCGCTGATTGGCGAAGCCTTGACGCGATTTTGGGAGCCGTTATTCCCTCTGCTGCGGCAAGGGGAGGAAGATGATCCTTTTATGCGGATTAACGCCCTGCGGGAACTGGGTGATGAATTCACCCTGGCGCGGCTGGTGCGGCAAAGCCCGTTTATACGTGCCGGCGGCAGCGGCCTGACACTTTGGGAAACGGTGTCAACCCTGGAAAACCGCAGCGGAATGGAAGAGAAATATCCCGGAGGCCCGGTCCGGTTACTGAGCGATATTCATCAAGGGATGAGTCCGCAGGGGCACTGTATCCCCGTGGCGATTGCTGCCTGCGAACGTATCTTGGATATCTTACGCCACCGTCTGGGGGATAGTGCGTTACCGGAAATGTCATCATTATTGGCGGCGTTAAACGTCCTGGCGCCACCAGTCGCGACCGCCATCTTATCGCCCGCAGCGGCCGCCCATCCAGGAACAGCGCCCGCGAGCCATATCGAGCGGATGCCGGCGCCCGTCGAACATGCGGCAATATATACTCGGGATGAGGCCTGCAGGGCGCTGGAAAATGTGAAACGCTATTTCATGAGTTTTGAGCCCGGCCACCCGGCGCCTTTAATGATAGCCAGGGTGCAGCAGTTAATGAACCAGGATTTTCTGGCCATCGTCGGCAATTTAGCCCCCGAGGCGGTAACGCAATTAGAATATTTTTTTGGTTGTACCAATAAACCTCAATAA
- the tssM gene encoding type VI secretion system membrane subunit TssM, which translates to MLKMLLSVVTSRLFWSGVVVAALCLLVLFTGPLLAFGEMRPLTDIVSRRLTVGILITVWLLSSLAPRIYHHRRQQALYRRLSRSETPSPAGRPEDQSLAKSFKRTVRLLKHHHFSGGTFLRRWSQRLGRQYMYQLPWYLVLGMEGSGKDKALQYAGLDFHHSLHQINCLSPADNSANHCEWYLTSQGVLVSPSSDYLAQGNGSWRLMLGLLTRYRARQPINGVVLAVSVQDLLHLSPDELYRQAVLLRKRLLELRRRFNIRFPLYLMITKADRLAGFSQYFSRYDGPELEQYWGMAFQWPCDRGQYSGFQTDFGEGYDGLQYRLHAALADTLAAEGDPRLRAKILAFPQAFAALRPLLLRYVSTLCAGSDCDGDIALRGLFFTSANQKNHSCKLSASPGQSTVFDYGYAVDETFEDSVKNSVPSRQSYFLKALFRDVILAEGGLAGLNFWSACRRRFQVIAGCGLLLALLGAVVTEFTTSYHNNRLYLAQVEGRIHSLAQQSARLNDLATTGLANLLPFLDDVRQLTRHEQFDLSHPPLNYRMGMYSGTLFGNAGEIVYLHALKRLLLPLVAQHITQMLYQANATDAEFVYQALAAYQMLYEPQHYDGEFLLAWLIATLPSMPEVITLGEERRAHLVRHLSRLVNGPPLRSPYARDSQLVREKQNAVQQISLPQRVYSRLKKNLLNDSRFAAVNLADLAAEGEGVLVRKSGPADRASVPGFFTPRGYWLGLNPLIADEVEALRVRDSWVLNQLAEQGSKTFASRVRYLYMTDFIQHWDDFLADIDLKQTTTLPQRINQVLVMSGDRSPLRELLINLDRIVSLPAPQTDEPLKNLEGDFRAEAMCMFHRLFTDKPEEQSDQTPERMVRNHYRDIIDLARPQPANGNRTVFDDIVRQLGGLYHYLAALRDQELPIAPAEMPTQLQANAMRLPTPFRHLLLSLAKEAHRDTHRETVQRLHRLFAGQIGGYYHFSLADRFPLAPNCRKEASHGDIAYMFAPGTGLADRFYQRYLADKVNTRDENWRFFPWVREEDARDDTLLLTFFRDAAYIRDAFFRQGDAAPAFSFTLRPLEMDNRILSLALDIDGQSFEYNHGPSTPYHMNWPGPEQTGSARLTMTSSDGQVKTLVMKGPWAFHRLLDAGHVRWEDNHPVGRVTFIIEEQKATLEIAADSMRNPFILPNVGSIFQQETL; encoded by the coding sequence ATGCTGAAAATGCTCTTGTCAGTGGTAACAAGTCGTTTATTTTGGAGCGGCGTGGTGGTTGCGGCTTTATGCCTATTGGTACTGTTTACAGGGCCGTTGTTGGCCTTCGGCGAGATGCGTCCGTTGACGGATATCGTCAGTCGCCGATTGACCGTCGGCATCCTTATCACGGTATGGCTGCTGTCAAGCTTGGCGCCGCGTATTTATCATCACCGACGGCAGCAGGCTTTATATCGCCGATTAAGCCGCTCTGAGACGCCCTCACCGGCCGGCCGGCCGGAAGACCAGTCGCTGGCGAAGAGTTTTAAACGCACCGTTCGTCTGCTGAAACATCATCACTTCAGCGGCGGCACGTTTTTGCGCCGGTGGTCGCAACGCCTCGGCCGGCAGTATATGTACCAATTACCCTGGTATCTGGTGCTGGGAATGGAGGGCAGTGGCAAGGATAAGGCGCTGCAATATGCCGGCCTGGACTTTCATCATTCCCTCCATCAAATAAATTGCTTATCTCCGGCGGACAATTCGGCAAATCACTGTGAATGGTATCTGACATCGCAGGGCGTACTGGTGAGCCCGTCAAGCGATTATTTAGCCCAGGGTAATGGATCTTGGCGGCTGATGCTGGGATTATTGACCCGCTATCGCGCCCGCCAGCCGATTAACGGTGTGGTACTGGCGGTCAGCGTACAAGATTTGCTGCATCTATCACCGGATGAGCTGTATCGGCAGGCGGTGTTGCTGCGTAAACGTCTGCTGGAATTGCGCCGGCGCTTCAATATCCGGTTTCCTCTTTATTTGATGATCACCAAAGCCGACCGGTTGGCCGGTTTCAGCCAATACTTCAGCCGGTACGACGGACCGGAGCTGGAACAATATTGGGGCATGGCCTTTCAGTGGCCGTGTGACCGGGGGCAGTACAGCGGTTTTCAGACGGACTTCGGTGAAGGTTACGACGGGTTGCAATATCGTTTGCACGCCGCCTTGGCCGATACGCTGGCGGCGGAGGGGGATCCCCGGCTGAGAGCGAAAATTTTGGCTTTTCCGCAGGCGTTTGCCGCGTTGCGCCCCTTATTGTTGCGTTATGTGTCCACCCTGTGCGCAGGATCCGATTGCGATGGCGACATTGCGCTGCGCGGACTGTTTTTTACCAGCGCCAATCAAAAAAACCACAGTTGCAAATTGTCTGCGTCGCCTGGTCAATCTACTGTTTTTGATTATGGTTATGCCGTGGACGAGACGTTCGAGGATAGCGTCAAAAATAGTGTGCCGTCCAGGCAAAGCTATTTTCTCAAGGCGTTATTCCGTGATGTGATCCTGGCTGAAGGCGGTCTGGCGGGGCTGAACTTTTGGTCCGCCTGCCGTCGCCGTTTTCAGGTCATCGCTGGCTGCGGCCTGCTGCTGGCTCTGCTGGGGGCCGTGGTGACGGAGTTTACAACCAGCTACCATAACAATCGGCTTTATCTGGCGCAGGTGGAGGGGCGAATTCACTCGTTGGCACAGCAAAGCGCGCGTTTGAATGATTTGGCAACGACGGGTCTGGCAAACCTGCTGCCTTTTCTCGATGATGTGCGGCAGTTGACCCGGCACGAGCAGTTCGACCTCAGCCATCCGCCGCTGAATTACCGTATGGGGATGTATAGCGGCACACTGTTTGGTAACGCCGGCGAAATTGTTTATCTGCACGCGTTGAAACGCCTGCTGCTCCCCCTGGTGGCGCAACACATCACCCAGATGTTATATCAGGCGAATGCAACCGACGCCGAGTTTGTCTATCAGGCTTTAGCCGCTTATCAAATGCTGTATGAACCACAGCACTATGACGGTGAATTCTTACTGGCTTGGCTAATCGCAACCTTGCCGTCGATGCCGGAAGTCATCACGCTCGGAGAAGAGCGGCGCGCGCACCTTGTGCGGCACCTTTCCCGGCTGGTCAACGGGCCGCCGTTGCGTTCACCCTATGCCAGGGATTCGCAGTTAGTGCGGGAGAAACAAAATGCTGTTCAGCAAATATCCCTGCCTCAGCGCGTATACTCCCGGCTCAAAAAAAACCTGTTGAATGACAGCCGGTTCGCCGCGGTCAATCTAGCAGATCTTGCCGCCGAAGGGGAGGGCGTATTGGTGCGTAAAAGCGGTCCGGCAGACCGAGCTTCCGTCCCCGGCTTTTTCACCCCCCGCGGTTACTGGCTGGGATTAAATCCGCTGATCGCGGATGAGGTGGAAGCTTTGCGGGTCCGGGATAGCTGGGTATTGAATCAGTTGGCTGAGCAAGGGAGCAAAACGTTTGCTAGCCGGGTTCGTTACCTGTATATGACTGATTTTATTCAGCATTGGGACGACTTCCTCGCCGATATCGATTTGAAACAAACGACAACGCTGCCGCAACGCATTAATCAGGTCCTTGTCATGTCCGGCGATCGTTCACCGTTGCGCGAGCTCCTGATCAATCTCGACCGGATTGTTTCGCTACCGGCCCCTCAAACCGATGAACCGCTGAAAAACCTGGAGGGAGATTTCAGAGCTGAAGCCATGTGCATGTTCCACCGGCTCTTTACCGACAAGCCGGAGGAGCAGTCTGACCAGACGCCGGAACGGATGGTCAGAAACCACTACCGGGATATTATCGATCTCGCCCGCCCGCAGCCGGCCAACGGCAATAGAACGGTATTCGACGACATAGTGCGGCAATTGGGCGGCCTTTATCACTATCTTGCCGCCCTGCGCGATCAAGAGTTGCCGATTGCGCCCGCGGAGATGCCGACTCAACTCCAGGCCAATGCCATGCGCCTGCCAACCCCGTTTCGCCATCTGCTGCTTTCCCTGGCGAAGGAAGCCCATCGCGATACCCACCGCGAGACCGTGCAACGGCTGCACCGGCTTTTTGCCGGACAAATAGGCGGATATTACCACTTTTCCCTCGCAGACCGCTTCCCCTTGGCGCCGAACTGCCGGAAAGAAGCGAGTCACGGTGATATAGCATATATGTTCGCCCCCGGTACCGGTTTGGCGGATCGTTTTTATCAGCGCTATTTGGCGGATAAAGTGAATACCCGTGACGAAAATTGGCGATTTTTCCCTTGGGTGAGAGAAGAAGACGCCCGTGACGATACCCTGCTGCTGACTTTTTTTCGGGACGCCGCGTATATTCGCGATGCGTTTTTTCGTCAAGGCGACGCGGCCCCCGCCTTTTCATTTACCCTGCGACCGCTGGAGATGGATAACCGGATCCTCAGCCTGGCGCTGGATATTGACGGTCAGTCCTTTGAATACAACCACGGCCCCTCCACCCCTTATCATATGAACTGGCCCGGACCGGAACAGACGGGCAGTGCACGTTTAACCATGACATCGAGCGACGGTCAGGTAAAAACCCTTGTTATGAAAGGACCCTGGGCTTTCCACCGGCTGCTGGACGCCGGTCATGTTCGCTGGGAGGACAATCATCCCGTCGGCCGGGTGACCTTTATTATCGAAGAACAGAAAGCCACGCTTGAAATCGCCGCCGACAGTATGCGCAATCCTTTTATATTACCGAACGTCGGCAGTATTTTCCAACAGGAGACACTGTGA
- the tssJ gene encoding type VI secretion system lipoprotein TssJ — protein MPFSASAPRITEIVFMTLSFRPHAECFHLLRMIFFLSFFLLGGCAAKEEPAGRCYSLAFVAEGEANGGSPLKIHLFLLTDRSAFMSAICADLQGDINTKLANALLDKKHFFLLPDVPLTEQTLTVVPGAKFIGIFAEYKHIAHQHWRFLLPLEDADRSPLWRRFWPDDADAFKQIIVVSRDGLRLP, from the coding sequence CGTTTAGACCGCATGCTGAATGTTTTCATTTGCTCCGTATGATTTTTTTTCTCAGCTTTTTCCTCCTCGGCGGTTGTGCTGCTAAGGAGGAGCCTGCCGGCCGTTGTTATTCGCTGGCGTTTGTAGCTGAAGGCGAAGCAAACGGCGGTTCGCCGTTAAAAATACATCTCTTTCTTTTAACCGATCGGTCTGCATTTATGTCAGCAATTTGTGCTGATTTGCAGGGCGATATCAATACAAAACTTGCAAATGCGCTTTTGGATAAAAAACATTTTTTTTTGTTGCCTGATGTACCTCTCACCGAACAAACCCTGACGGTTGTGCCTGGGGCAAAATTTATCGGGATCTTTGCCGAGTACAAGCATATAGCGCACCAGCATTGGCGATTTCTGCTGCCCTTGGAAGATGCGGACCGCTCCCCGTTATGGCGGCGGTTTTGGCCCGATGACGCCGATGCTTTCAAGCAGATTATTGTAGTTTCCCGCGACGGCTTGCGGCTCCCATGA
- the tssK gene encoding type VI secretion system baseplate subunit TssK: MKNVQKVLWMEGMFLRPHHFQQAEEYLEDCHRRLRQGAYIWGFSSLSVDESLLAFGKVALAGAEGLFPDGTAFHFSGADAAPAVMDIRADQGGAIILLALPITRAGRESVTFTDSADSLARYLGVEKEVIDTNALSTGSAMVYCGKLRLRLMPESELNGEWLSLGAVRIKTVHQDGSVTLDPDYIPPLLNSRASTVLQGFKQELAGLLRQRRRQLSRYIQQCDGNREIYRDFMLQSLIHRFSAELDHVSALPSVHPERLFAHWLSMALELTVCHPPYYFDGDIPRYNHRDAGRCFSNLMLKLRQGLFIAREEYAISLPLTNQMPGLSVATLPHPEMVRNFDFILAVQGDFGSDEQFAHFLAQIKIAPTGRINDVVQLQLPGISLNVMTQAPKQLVGLHGWQYIALDNHGPLWPEIEKTGAFAFYLGGEFSDRALAFWAVRRRSSVGDGGK; encoded by the coding sequence ATGAAAAACGTGCAGAAAGTTCTTTGGATGGAAGGCATGTTTTTGCGGCCGCACCATTTTCAGCAGGCGGAAGAGTACCTGGAAGATTGTCATCGGCGTCTGCGACAGGGCGCCTATATCTGGGGCTTTTCCTCCCTGTCGGTGGATGAGAGCCTGCTGGCGTTCGGCAAAGTCGCGTTGGCCGGTGCCGAAGGCCTGTTCCCCGACGGTACGGCTTTTCATTTTTCCGGCGCCGACGCGGCGCCGGCGGTCATGGATATCCGCGCCGATCAAGGCGGAGCGATCATCCTGCTGGCGCTGCCGATAACGCGTGCCGGACGCGAATCGGTGACCTTCACCGATTCGGCGGATTCGCTGGCGCGTTATCTAGGGGTTGAAAAGGAAGTTATCGACACAAATGCGCTCTCCACCGGCAGCGCAATGGTGTACTGCGGTAAGCTGCGGCTGCGGTTGATGCCGGAAAGCGAGCTTAATGGCGAATGGCTATCGCTCGGGGCGGTGCGTATTAAAACGGTGCATCAGGATGGCAGCGTCACGCTGGATCCCGACTATATTCCCCCGTTGTTGAATAGTCGAGCCAGCACGGTACTGCAGGGATTCAAACAAGAACTGGCAGGGCTCTTGCGTCAGCGCCGGAGACAACTTAGCCGCTATATTCAGCAATGCGACGGTAACCGGGAAATCTATCGGGATTTCATGCTGCAGTCGCTGATTCACCGTTTCAGCGCTGAGTTGGATCACGTTTCGGCGTTACCTTCAGTGCATCCCGAGCGGCTGTTTGCCCATTGGTTGTCCATGGCGCTTGAACTGACGGTGTGTCATCCGCCTTACTATTTTGACGGCGACATTCCACGTTATAACCATCGGGATGCCGGACGCTGTTTTTCCAATCTGATGCTGAAATTACGCCAGGGATTATTCATCGCCAGGGAGGAGTATGCGATATCTTTGCCGTTAACTAATCAAATGCCGGGCTTAAGCGTGGCCACGTTGCCCCATCCTGAAATGGTGCGGAATTTTGATTTTATTTTGGCAGTGCAGGGAGATTTCGGATCGGATGAGCAGTTCGCCCATTTTCTGGCGCAGATTAAAATAGCCCCCACCGGCCGGATAAACGATGTGGTGCAGTTGCAGCTGCCCGGGATTTCATTGAATGTTATGACGCAAGCGCCGAAGCAACTCGTTGGCCTGCACGGCTGGCAATATATTGCATTGGATAACCATGGTCCGTTATGGCCGGAGATTGAAAAAACCGGCGCCTTCGCTTTCTATCTTGGCGGTGAGTTCTCCGACCGAGCGCTCGCTTTTTGGGCCGTCAGGCGCCGGTCCTCCGTGGGAGATGGCGGAAAATGA
- a CDS encoding Hcp family type VI secretion system effector: protein MHNSLYLQVDGVTGEAKDSRHKGWIDVQTFRWQLRQPTEAGVGGGGGCGRLVVRDLEVFARMDKAMPTLMTLGAEGKRLKTVSVVMCKAGSEQDEYLHIILKTVMLSGIEIGTHSGDDGIDGGALSKGDIGVIYRFSPSLVEVNYHEQDENGSPGPQVTFNWDVKGNTQ, encoded by the coding sequence ATGCATAATAGTCTTTATCTCCAGGTGGATGGTGTGACCGGCGAAGCCAAAGATTCCAGGCACAAGGGGTGGATAGATGTACAGACCTTCCGCTGGCAATTGAGGCAGCCCACTGAGGCCGGCGTGGGCGGCGGCGGCGGTTGCGGCCGGCTGGTGGTCAGGGATCTGGAGGTATTCGCCCGCATGGACAAAGCTATGCCGACGCTAATGACTCTGGGCGCGGAAGGCAAGAGGCTGAAAACCGTCAGCGTCGTGATGTGTAAAGCCGGCAGCGAGCAGGACGAGTATTTGCACATCATACTAAAAACCGTGATGTTGAGCGGTATTGAAATCGGGACGCATTCCGGGGATGACGGTATTGACGGCGGGGCCTTGAGCAAAGGGGATATCGGCGTTATCTACCGCTTTTCCCCCTCGCTGGTAGAGGTTAATTACCATGAGCAGGACGAAAACGGCAGTCCGGGGCCGCAGGTCACCTTTAACTGGGATGTGAAGGGAAATACCCAATAA